Part of the Arachis hypogaea cultivar Tifrunner chromosome 6, arahy.Tifrunner.gnm2.J5K5, whole genome shotgun sequence genome, ctcattattattattattattgtgtcaTTAGCATTTTTGTCTTTATAATTAATCTTTGGCAGTTCCTTTTTTCTTTCACACTCTCCAAGTCTCCATCCACACTCATTCACTCACTCACAATAACCAACAATGGAAAGTGGATTACCCTTGCTTCATTGTCTCTTGCAACATACTCTTAGAAACCTAtgctcttcttcaacttcttctacttcagattcttcttcttcttcttcttccaaatgGGTTTATGCTGTTTTTTGGAGAATTGTACCAAGAAACTTTCCTCCTCCAAGGTAATTAAGTCAATTCTATAAATGTAAGCCGAATTTACCAACTCAGATCGGTCCAGTGGTGAGTAAATTCATAGTTATTCGAGTTAGATTAGTCAAATTTCTGAATCGGGCTCGAATGTTAGATTCTTGTGGATGGATCATTGATTTGCTTTGTTGTTGTAGGTGGGAATTTGGTGGAAGTGCTCTTGATCGTTCCAAAGGGAACAAAAGAAACTGGCAAGTTTAATGGAACACAAAAAATATGTATCATTTTATTTAGCAAAAATCAATGATGACAATTATTGtacattataaattatatatgatatgatagtaatttttaattatagtagttttttttttttgtcactttGGTTAATTAGGATCCTTGTTTGGGAAGATGGATTCTGTGATTTCAATGAATGCCAACATGGAAGGAGCTTGAATGAAAGGTTTGGAGCTGAAGTATTCTTCAAAATGTCTCATGAAGTTTACAATTTTGGAGAAGGGTAAGAACAGAATGACTCAAAttgctacatttttttctttccataAGAAAAGAAAATTCACAATTCACATATAAAGGAAGAAGGATTaaagtatgatttttttttatatatttttttttctttttttttttttagattattagGGAAAGTGGCTGCAGATAATAGTCACAAATGGGTTTATGGTGACACTCAAAATGGGTGTGAATCTGACTACGTTGGTACATGGAATTCTTCAAGTGATCATGTAAGGAGTTAATTGtttaaaacaaaacacaaaaaagtgctaaaaaaagtttttttttttttttttttacctcacTTTTTTTTCCTGTGTCTATTATTTAAAGCTAAAATCTAATATTCTATAATTTATACTTCTAATATTGGCAGCAACCAAGAGCTTGGGAGTTTCAGTTCAATTCAGGGATTCAGGTTGGTAAACTTTTTtcccaaaaatataaaaagtccAAAAAAAAGGCTTTAGAATCATGTTATTATGTAAATAACATATTTGTCAGAAAACTATTTTCAACTTGGATTTGATCTGACCAAAATTTGTAACCATTTTTTGTAGACTGTTGCTGTCATTGGTGTTAGAGAAGGCTTAGTGCAACTTGGTTCATTTAACAAGGTTTTACACCTTTTCCCCTTCTCTAAAAGAttgaaatatttataaataagtcCTGAAAATATGGGGTTTTTTTAGTTAATCATACTCCAATAATGATTTGAAATTATGCTTTCATAAGTTATTTATAACGTTATATTTAGTatcataagaataaaatattttaagactTATGAttagtttgtatttttttattttttttatcagtgaaaacaataattttttttataaaatttttaaaataaaaaatatcaaaaataagaataaaaacacaAACTAAACGCTCTATAATTTTTAGGTAAAAACTCAGATGCAATCAACTtcaatcaacttcacgtgaagttgatttttttttaaatcggtAGTGAACAACTCGACCTTTTTAGGGAGTACAGAGTACTAATGTCAAGTGATTAAATTTAATCCCCTTCGACATTGCCATCAAGGACCAAAATCAACCACAAAAAAGCAGATTAGACAATAAACATAAACTAATAAACAAGTAAACAATATATACAGAATCAAAACATTCTTCAAAAGTAATCCGTTGAATTGGATTTTTTTGTTGTGTACTTTCATCGCCTGTGCTGCATAAGAAGTCAAATTGATAGTTGATAGTTGatagtcgttagatgaaaatttaatcaaatcaatcaaCATCTGTCAACTATCAattgcacctgaattttcacttaatttttttgtatacttTTTTTAAGTTTAAGCTGTCAGTAAATTGAATTAAGAATATATAAAATGTCTTTCAAAGACCAAGTTATGTTTTGATATTCAAGTCTTTTACATGgggtaaattgcaaaatcttgaTTAATGATATTAAATCCAAGGTTTGTTGTTTCAGATTGCTGAAGATCTGAACATAGTGATGAGCATACAAAGAAAATTCAGCTACCTTCAAAGCATACCAGGTGTGTTTGCAATTCAAAGACCATCATACTTACCTATCCAACAACAAAATCCATACCTTGCAAAATCCAATTTCCAAATCATGGACTCCAATAATGACATGCCTCTCTCAAACTACAACATGGTGATCAACCAAATTGgatcaattaataataataatagtagtagcaGAATACTTGAAGAAAAATCAAACTATTTTTCCATGGTAGCAATCAACATGATGggaaggaataataataataataataataataataataataataataataataataataataatagcctACAAGATGGAACACAACAAGGGCCAATGCAACAACAAAGTCTTTGGTCAGGTCCTTCTACTTTGCCAAACATGTCTTGTAGTCTTGGTGCATTGCTATCAAGGCTCCCTAATGAAGTTCCATCATGCTTTAATCCCAACTCTCAAGTTCTTGAAACCAATAATAGGATGATCATCAACACCACAAGCCAAAGGGTCAAGATTGAAGATTGTGGATTTCATCTTGGTGGTGATGCTGATCATAAAGAAAACGCCAGGTCGTAAACAAATAAATGCGGGTTTACTTTTTctgttgagtttaattttgatgcactgacaatATAAAACGTTTTATACAATTGTGTAATTGTTCTTTTAGATTACTATTCACGCAGTTAATGTGAAACGTAATTATTTTACGGATATGATATTATGTAATTAGATGcgcatgtaaaattattttaaagtgaCAGTGCATCAAATTTAAAttcttctgtttttgttttttattttgattatttttttattttttggtaagaTTTTGTGAATGTAGAAACAGAGAATATgattttattatgtttatatttcttttattttagttttttatagtttttactTCACAAAATTATagcaaaaatattgaaaataaaaataaaaaatagaataaaaactaAACACGTACCTAAAACGATGTAAAGGAGACAGAAAAGTTAATTATGTCTTTATCATTATtgatactattttaattttttggtcgataaaaattagataaattttgTCTCAAGATAGagatcttttgttttttttttttataaataaatttgtgtATATTTCTGACATGAGATGATTACCCATCGAAATTGAATTATTGTTAATCATGTATTTTGGATATTGAAGTAGCTCTTAAATGTCCTTGAATTATTTGATCATGATTCATGTGATCACTCTTTAAGTTTAACAGCTATCTTGTTAGTATATGGTTGGTTACTTGGACAACAACATTAGGTCACTAAAcaacactttttaattttaatattgggCAACAATTGTGTTTTTAAATATACAGATCTAACTTTCAAATTGTATGTTACCTTAAATTTTAATATAgaccttttaataattttaactattaattttaattaatatattatgtatatttttaaaatatttacactaaaattaattattaaaatcagtcgttaatatatttgtgtataatatatatatatataatttattttatttttaatatatatttatattttaatatagatattacactaataactgattttagtgactaattttaatatacatataatataattgatatattttataattgagtTAAACTATTAAAGGGTTAAAATTAATGAAACACCAGTGTTCTAAAAACACTTAAAATTCTTTCGTTAGTGGATTAGATATACTGTTACTCGTTTCTAAAAAAATCAGCCACTACACAACGGTTTATGTTTATTGGTGGCAACATTATTAAATTAGTCATAGACTCATAGCTTATGTACTATTACTGAAACCGCTACTactttcttttatgttttcttttctttttttagagCATTAATGATAAAGATAAATGCAATTGCAGATGGTATCTGCTGCGGCTTCTTCCTTTAAACACAATCCATCACATATTTATGTTGTGTGACATACACATTGATGCTATCATAACAACTTGCACTCAAATTGTGGTCTTCACACTGTTGATGATATTTTCTCTCAGGcaataattgaataaaataacaaattaaaaagggccatttttttacaaattaagtTCATCCTTATTAAAGAATTGATGATCACAATATTTATAGTCCTTGTCAAACCTGTGACCACTGAGatatcattttcttttctttttttttttcatctaaattATTAGAATTCAAAACTTGCAAGTTCAACCTCAACTAATTTATTTTGAGTTAACACcttaaaattgatttattatttaatCAAATCACAAGATTTTACGTACATAGCAAAGTGTTTGAAATTGAAAACAGAGATATAGAATTGATTTTTGATATTTGTAAGAAaaagttaaattatatattttgaattatatacGAAGCAAAAATCAAACTCTTATGCTATTCTTTGATACCAAATCAAAGAACTGAGTTCAATTTGAGAGTGTTCTAAACACTagctttttaagaaaaataagtgCTAATTAATTttacaagagaaaataaaagtacGTTTGATTTGcgtctatatattttattttttaaaattttataaaagaaaaaaagaaaattaggatataaaaagtgaaaaaaaaaacaaaattttatggttttgactaattttttctatttcacaaaattttaaaaataaaaaaatgcaagtTAAACATGGGCTAAAATTTACTGAATCACTTTAAACAAACAATCAAGGCctcaatgaaaaataataaaaataaagtaaccATAGATAGGTGAATGAATGAATAGTAAGTGGGGCTGGACATACATTGTGGGTAGGCCTATCCCTTATTGAGATGGGGTGTTCCATTTTTAAGGGCTAATAATGTTGAAAATGAAATATGAAATGAAAGAGGATGATATATAATTGAAGTCTCCATCAAGTTGCTGTAAGAGACAATTGGTATTTGGCCCTTGCTCCCGTACACAACATTGTTTCTTTTTGTACAATATGTTCGGTTGCTCTTTTTAATTGAGTAAAACCCCTTCCCGGTCCGTAACCATTTACAAAATTGACCTAGCGCTCCCTTACCATTAGAAATTAATAACGCGGTCCTTAACCATTCTCTCCGTGTGACTAAAAGGACCCTCTTACCTCCGGTACTTCCGGTTAAAAAAGTCCTTTCGATCACACGAAAAAAATGGATAAGAACCGTGTTGTTATTTTCCAATGGTGAGGGAATCGGGGAGGGATTTTACTTAaaattggaaaataaattaaaaaaaagcatTGTTTTAAGTTTTGCATCTAATGCATTCTACCATATTTTACATGTGGACGTAGAGCAAACAACGTTAAATTTAATAGATAGTACGAAATCATTAACAACGAAACTTAACACAAAAGTGATAATTATTTGGGTTGATTAAGCATTATTATGTCTTGGATTTAGGGTTTTAAGAGTATTAAAAAAGTTAGTTCAAGAGTATTATTTTATACACCTTTTTCTAAAAAAACTAAACTACTTTTTTTATTAGTGGAATTAAATTCATCAACCATAATTTTAATAGTAGGGTTACACGTAGAGACTAAATattctttttagatttttagaagtgatatttattttatccaaatgttcgtgatatgacgaattaatttaatttaattttacgtattttaattttgtttatttaattactaatttaaattttatgtcaGAGAATTTAGAGTTTTCTTTATTTAACCTAAAGTTGAGTAAGTTTCttcgatttaatttttaaaccaatgAACAAATTATATTGAGGTATTTCTTTCTTGTTGCATCaagaaattgaatacaaagagaatcagttgattttttattcaatttcttgATGCAACAAGAAAGAAATACCTCAATCTAATTTGTTCActggtttaaaaattaaatcgaaGAAACTCACTCAACTTTagtttaaataaagaaaattctaAATCTTCTCACATAAAATTCCAattagtaactaaataaacaaaattaaaatacgtaaaattaaattaaaattaatttgtcataTTACGAACATTTGAATGAAACAAATATCacttctaaaaatctaaaaagaatATTTAGTCTCTACGTGTAACCCTACTATTAAAATATTTAGTCCCTAACTATCTAGAAAAGGACCTGGTGTCCTCtgaccattaaaaaataataacatagtCCTTATTCATTCTCTAGTGTGACCGGAAGGACCCTCTTGCCGGTTTTCGGGTAAAAAGTAACCGAAAGTACCGGTAAGAGGGTCCTTTTGGTCACACGGAGAGAATGGTTAAGGACCGCGTTGTTAATTTTCAATGGTCACACGGAGAGAATGGTTAAGTACCGCGTTGTTAATTTTCAATGGTGAGGGGGCGCCAGGTCAATTTTGTAAATAGTTAGGGACCGGGGAGTGGTTTTactctttttaatttgaatatggaagCAAAGGAAGTGTTGGACTCGAGTATGGGGAGGAGGGGTGTTTCACCTCGTCGTGGGATCAGAGGAAGCAAAACTCGGACCTTGCGAGTTGTGTCCCTCAAAGCGTAAAAAAAAATTACCCAGAACAAGAAAAACGGAGGGTCCAAATTCTACGTTTCAGATTTCAAATTCCATCAGCTGcaaatcggaccatgcgatttgTGAAGCAAAATTTCATGACCAAAGAACTCGCATAGTCCGAGTTGTGTACTCtgagttttttcaattttttaacacaaatcgaaCTGTACTCtgatttttttcaactttttaaacacaaatcggagagaccctccgatttgtgtactcccataattttaaaaaataccaaaaattaccATGTTAAAGTATATCACTCATTTTGctttcatatcaaaattttttagccattttttaaaaattattcacaACGGATAAATTGGTCTCTTTAAActttcaatcaaattttaaatatgagttaaataaatagataataaattttattatataataattaagtcacaaaatatattattattagataaattaattatttttaaaagtaacAGAATGactaatatgataaaaaaatacttgtaaaaatttttagaaaataaaatttgttcaaaataacatgttcaatttaaaattttttaaaaattatttttttaaatttttagtaatatAATTCATGTATTATATGACTATATCCTTATTACTcatactataaaaaattttaacttagCTCTAAGTCAGTAACTCCATTGTAGATGACAACATTTGCTAGATATTTGTTGTAAGAAATGAGGtgtattttgtattattaatttttagagcaagattaaaaatagaaaatttttataTTGTGGCTTTTAGTTTTAGTGAGTCGCTAACGTTATTATAGTGATGACTAATCGTGAAACACGATGAGGAGGACATTGGACATACTTAGTTGGTATACCCGAAGATAAATAGAAAATTCATACTTAGGTTATGAATTTTGTGACATAGGTGGCCTTATTCCATTGACAAAGACTTCTCCATGAATAAATCTTATAATAAAATCAATGGTTAAAATGGGACAAAGAGCAAttgatttgatatttttatttttatgtttttgccCATCATTAGTCACATTATCTCTTTTAGGCCACATATAGTACAAGAGATATGACTGGTCTTATTCGGCCAAAATTCAAAGCattgaatcaaaagaaaatatcTCGGAtaaatgattaaattagtttttaaattttttttaattaaatttatcttttaagtattttaaattaatcatattattttttctggtattttttttattaatggtattaaaattttttaatgtgaTATGTTAAATGATActataaaatacatataaaaatttaattgactattaatataaacaatttataaaattaaattaaatcaaaatctAACTGAGAGAAGAATTTGAGGCATTGGAATTTCTCAATTTAGGAGTTGATTTAATCTAATTTCGTAAACTTATCATGTTGGCAGCCAATTAGGACCATTAAATATGTGTTGTAATGTCACTTAAGGTATCGCATCGACAAATTTTGACGCCATTAGTGACGAAAAAACtaaaatgactaatttaaaaatgAGTAATTTTTCGAGAACTAATTTAACCATTTATTCAAAATATATCTATCTAATGACCATTCGATGCGACGTGCATGTgtataggggtggcaaacgggccgtTGGGCCGGCCCACGTAACCCTCCAAAAAATGCAGGCCGGACTAGAAAATTGaaaccgccaaatagcaaaagcccgcctaactCGCACCGCTTAAACTGCGGGTTTTGGCGAGGCGGGGTGGGCTTTCCCGTCGGGTTTAGTGTTTCTTGGTAAggggtatttttgtaatttttttgccaaaatctaacttccctcaacccaacttacaagagaatgaagatgaaaattgaatgttttggattatgtttattttgctttgaaaacaatatttataattatgttttggatgaaaacttggtttataattatgtttattagatatttataattacaaagatcttaatgtttgtgaatataaaaattataattttttatattttcaaaaattataaatttattaaaatgattgtaaaattatatatattatttaatagttaataataaaaaaaagaagatagatTTGCCGAATTTAGCCCACCAGCCCACAATTAGATGGGACGGAGTGGGATTTTAGAACCGCCTCACTTGATAGGACGGGCGAACTTCTCTTCTTGCCACCCCTACATGTATAATAGTAgggttattaataatttaattagaaATAGTCGTGGATTAATTAGAATTGAAAtcgatattaatattttattaggtctatttttaaaatataaattcaattttaaattaatttaaaatatatcagATTAATTAAAATGGataaatatgatatataattagtgtatatgattttataaattttatataacaaattaataagcttttatttttaaatattgaatttaaGAAATGTTATATAAcattatacaaaaataaattattttaaatccaaaacaatatcatataatataaaaatataatattttattataagccttatcataaaatatatattttaaatataaaacatgaTTTCAGATCGATTTAAATATTCGAATTCATACTTAAAATTACAGTATTTTttgattattcaaattcaaacctaaaattataccaaataaaaaataataaatttagatctgacaaaatatattttaaatttaaactaaattttgaaCCCGGTTTTAAATACTACTATTACTATCTAATACGATTCATTGGGAATggatcttctcaattttttttaacaattgagggagtaaagtgtaatttctcaccattaattttataagtggaacaaaaaataaatatgaaaaaaagaacaatgaaaagttagaaatcacactttacattctcaattttttttaacaattgagaggatccatttccccATTACAACTACTTATCCCTTGCAATTTAGATCATGATCGACACATTTAGACCGATTACAAAAGAATCATGTTGTGAATATTCACCTTTTTTAGCAAACATATTAACCCACTTAGAAATAAAGGTtaagaaagaataaaaatataaggaGTAAAAAAAAGCGACGAAGGTAAATTCGTAAAGTTGTATTAGCTTTAGGGTTGAGAAGAACTTAACAAGTGATTTACTACACACTCATATATACaacatttcaaaattttattcacCACTTAACATTCTCTAAGATTTGAATTCGATTTCGGTGTATTATGACTGTGTAGGATAAGATAAGACATTGAGAATAAGGTATTAAAGacagagatacaaaattttgtattcttatatcttatttggtgataaattagaacaaattatgaaaatttaaatttatttttatttttttttcattcaaaaaatttgaaatgaaaaatataataataaaaaatataattataaaaaattaacaagaataataaaaaaataaaaaataaattgtgtcccttattagtgtctccgtgtccttattgttaggatggacacaaaatacattaATTAAGTATCTATCTATGTTTTCTTTGTCTCTATATACGATTTTGTGACACTATATCCGCATCTCAATATCCTATATCTATAAACAGATGCACCCtagtagcgtttggtggagagacagagatagAAATACTGAGACTGAGagcagagactaagagacagggattgaaataaatttcaatattctgtttggtgcaaaatgggagacaggaattgaaataagaataaaactctaatttaatttgcataaaaggtaaaattggaattaattaattgaaatgaaagtattttaggtataaaatattattaaagtttcagtctccatctctaaaaatttcagtttcctgtgtccctactttttagaggtactgaaatactgaaattttagagacagagacagaaatttcaGTACCAgcctctgaactaacaaacacgatactaagtctcagtctctcagtctctgtctcagtactaAGAGACACATAATTTATTACTCCAACTAAAAAATCGATAAGGGAACCGTTAGGGTTGGGCCAATGAAAATGTATCAAGAGCATGTAGCCTTTTAAGAATTTAAGTAGATCTCATTTCTTTTTCCATGCAAAAAAAGCATCAGTTTTTTAAAGCAGTTTGGTTTAAATATCTCAAAAAAAGGGTCATCCTTAAACGCTTCTTGCTAATTAGCCAACCATGTAAATAAATTTTCCATAATGTTTTGCATTGCCTGTTTTCaagaataagaaaatattttccataccaaatACCTTGTGTTAAATCTTTAGATGATgtgatcaaaatcacaaaatGAAACCACATATagatcttaaaaccaaaagaatcACTCTCAGAATTACTAATCACAtgcaaataaaaagaaatttcccAATTATCGCTATATAATCTAACAAATTGCAAAGTTGGAAAGTCCAATAATCAAGTAGTCCTTTGTTTGATTGAAACTTTGAGAATACAAATACTACATCACAACATAACCAAATAACGTTCCCTTGTTTCTGAAATATGAATCCAAATAGTAGTTACTACTACACCCAACATAGATATTTAAATGCCTATGTACACAGTCAATGCCTGTGACTGAAATTTGATAAAGAAGCATAATTCTATCATCTTTGCATCACTATGGTGAAGATGAAGACCCATGTGTTACGTGCAGTTTGATGAAACTAAAAGGAAGATTAGTATCATATATAGTTGGTGTTATAGTCCTTTTCCTTCTTCCTCCATTGTTGTTTGTTTTCATCACTAGCTTCTTCAGCACGTAAACACATTCTTCAACTTTAACTGCTTTAAGCACTGCTCACACCATTGAAGGCCCAGTGAGGTTTAGCTGCAGTTCTCTTCAACGCCTTCACTCCGAATGGGTTGTTCTTGTTCTGCAAGCAATCACAAGAACATCAATGAGTACGGTTTTCTATCATAAATTAAGGATGAAAACAGAGGAGTAACTAACGTtatgtgaaattgatagttgagagtcaGTTAAATAATTTGACAGGTTTGATTAAACtgtcatctaacggctctcaactatcaactttacataaagTTAACCACACCCTGTGTTTCCACCTAATTAAAGAGTAGTTATACAAAAGGGACATCCCAAAACAATCAAGAATCAAGTTTAATCCACAACATATATCACTAGTAAATCCTAAATTAAAAGGTTAATTACACTAGCTTTTTGAAGTTAAACACTTTCACATACAATAGCCCTTGATCTAGAAAATGTGACGCTCATCTATCCCCAAGTTAGTAGTGACATCATTGACACCCTATCTTATAGAATGACATGATGATAAATGAAAAATCtaagataaagtatattttttgaaagggaaagtatgaggagccaatgaaatatttgtacaatgtgtacaatggaggtttaggaagtattagagatataaccattagtattACATTTTCCTATCAGTTGAAATTTTTGGGATAAGTTGTACCAAGACATGGTATTAGAActttttgggaagatgtttattatccctagtactcggATGAATTTTGTAATCAGTTTTGTCATGAAAtcacttatcccaaaagtttAAGGTAATAGGAAGAAACAACAagaatagttatatctctaaaaGTTCTTaatgtttgatttatgttttaaagttacccaaacaaaatagataaaataaataggAATTGAAATTCATGAAGTGATTGAAAGCAAGAAATAAATTGTGAAGATATAGGTCCATACCTTGAGGCAAAGACCTCTGAAAGTGTCACAAACGGGGTAGTCGGCAGGGCAGCAGCTGTAGTGATCATCACAGCAGGTAGCACCTTCAAGAGGGCAGCATCCCCAATCAAAGCACGCATTTCCAAACTGGAAAAGGCAGCAGCATGTGTTTCCAGATTGGCAGCTGAAGTAGTTATCACACACGGACGGCGGCTTCACAGGCGACGGCGGAGATGGTCCGGGGTTAGGAGGATTGGGGCCATTCTTAATAGGGTAAGAAGGCTCGATGGCGATTCCACACTTGCCTGCTCTGCTGTTACCAAGATTCCGCTCCATTCGGATGTAACCGTCCTCTCCCCAGCTAGCTCCCCATGAGTTCCTCACAATCCAATACTCATGCCCACCTTCTGTCCCATACCCTACAGCAGCAACTCCATGGTCCAATGCTGTTCCACATCTTCCTGTGAATACACCCTACCACACCCAACAACAATCACCGTAAACATTCAtccaaaatcataagaaaaagtatagggtaccaacatattatctgcaaACTTATTGCCAACAAaaacacatatataaaaagacatattcagaaaatatatctatgaagacgcttctattaaacacagccataaaaaaatagaataatgctaggggaccagcaacttttgtaatttgtaaccatcaaatagccatcaatgatgattttgatggtgtgagattagtgtgagatttcatccaatggctcacttttctttgctggttacatgctggccaaaatttaacaaagttgctggcccctagacttttccaaaaagatatttttattagacacatccacaaagacacttccactaaacacagttataaataagagtt contains:
- the LOC112756097 gene encoding uncharacterized protein, giving the protein MESGLPLLHCLLQHTLRNLCSSSTSSTSDSSSSSSSKWVYAVFWRIVPRNFPPPRWEFGGSALDRSKGNKRNWILVWEDGFCDFNECQHGRSLNERFGAEVFFKMSHEVYNFGEGLLGKVAADNSHKWVYGDTQNGCESDYVGTWNSSSDHQPRAWEFQFNSGIQTVAVIGVREGLVQLGSFNKIAEDLNIVMSIQRKFSYLQSIPGVFAIQRPSYLPIQQQNPYLAKSNFQIMDSNNDMPLSNYNMVINQIGSINNNNSSSRILEEKSNYFSMVAINMMGRNNNNNNNNNNNNNNNNNNNSLQDGTQQGPMQQQSLWSGPSTLPNMSCSLGALLSRLPNEVPSCFNPNSQVLETNNRMIINTTSQRVKIEDCGFHLGGDADHKENARS